The following are from one region of the Candidatus Aegiribacteria sp. genome:
- a CDS encoding cupin domain-containing protein: MLQGELLFMDGDGAMNVVNEGDVIIIRPYERHHFQNDSSSLARIIISETRGRTRGRT, encoded by the coding sequence GTGCTTCAGGGAGAGCTTTTGTTCATGGATGGTGATGGAGCGATGAATGTGGTCAATGAAGGAGATGTTATTATTATTCGTCCTTACGAGAGGCATCATTTCCAGAACGACTCATCGTCCCTCGCCCGAATCATCATCTCCGAAACCCGGGGTCGGACCCGGGGTCGGACGTAA
- a CDS encoding patatin-like phospholipase family protein: MLILTLLSAESENSSGGISLVLSGGGARGFAHVGVLLALEEENVCIRSVTGASMGSLIGGLYSCGYSPAYIDSLVKSANWGWLFSSKPDSRLTMLPLRLSNSHDILRLQVKGFSPLLPRSAVSTQRVASLLSSLTCPVQVERGLQFDSLPVPLRLVAFDLVNHERIVHSSGNLSRAQLSSMAVPAVFPAVRMGDMLLVDGGVGDNIPVDVARQTWRYPVLAVDISSGPPEIPENPTLIQVGNLTYSALSERVNELYSEQPDFYFRPDLHGAKSYNFTSEAADSLIEYGYAQMLEYLREHPEIPRSGGVNTESAEPVYNTELVNEVKLEGLVRISENAVQDWLILSSGDMADPANLRDAAEKLYASQLFDSVEYSLEPSTDSGYVNVVYSFTEREPSSIGIGMTYNNQFGLDGRITYRHLNFLNDGDHLILNTGGGNNYIYTELRLLDLSSGRRKWFADYSLSVYQMQVMAFERDGSSSYKVETEGCGSLARGFAAGWAGLNEIGISGTTHRYGSDEFQGFTSIFFSHLTETMDNPVYPGSGIRFEAVASWAPLMTHKHLSVVCDFEGAVPFLRKGTFVLNVWGQLLAGTTWDWQESMLSASRSIPGMPYNSLPSRQRIAGLASFRRKLNGPFFLSLEAGTVCDWETPLEIEDSEWTYGAGLSAGLDTPMGLASVSWGWSSEFHNRWIVSVGSSSTYGPGR, from the coding sequence TTGCTTATTCTGACTCTATTATCTGCTGAATCGGAGAACAGCAGCGGTGGAATATCATTGGTTCTCTCCGGTGGAGGAGCCCGTGGTTTTGCCCATGTTGGAGTACTGCTGGCTCTTGAGGAAGAAAATGTCTGCATTCGAAGCGTAACCGGAGCAAGCATGGGTTCATTGATAGGGGGCCTGTACTCCTGCGGTTATTCTCCCGCTTACATTGATTCCCTTGTAAAAAGCGCGAACTGGGGCTGGTTGTTTTCCTCAAAACCTGACAGCAGGTTAACGATGCTCCCGCTTCGGTTGTCAAATTCCCATGATATTCTCAGGCTGCAGGTTAAAGGATTCTCTCCACTGCTTCCCCGCAGCGCGGTTTCAACACAGAGGGTAGCGTCGCTTCTGTCATCGCTAACGTGCCCTGTACAGGTTGAAAGAGGGCTGCAGTTCGACTCCCTGCCTGTTCCTCTGAGGCTGGTAGCTTTCGATCTTGTGAATCATGAGAGAATTGTTCATTCCTCTGGAAACCTTTCAAGGGCCCAGCTGAGCTCAATGGCGGTTCCGGCGGTGTTTCCCGCTGTACGGATGGGAGATATGCTGCTGGTTGACGGAGGAGTTGGCGATAATATCCCGGTTGATGTTGCCAGGCAGACCTGGCGCTATCCCGTGCTTGCCGTGGATATATCCTCCGGGCCACCTGAGATTCCTGAAAACCCGACCTTGATTCAGGTCGGCAATCTGACTTACAGCGCTTTATCCGAGCGGGTTAACGAGCTCTATAGCGAACAGCCGGATTTCTATTTCAGACCGGATCTTCATGGAGCTAAGAGTTACAACTTTACATCTGAGGCGGCTGACAGTCTGATTGAATACGGATACGCACAGATGCTTGAATACCTCCGTGAACATCCTGAAATACCAAGGTCGGGAGGAGTGAATACTGAATCAGCAGAACCTGTTTACAACACAGAGCTTGTAAATGAGGTGAAATTGGAAGGTTTAGTAAGAATATCCGAGAATGCTGTCCAGGACTGGCTCATACTGAGCAGTGGAGATATGGCGGATCCCGCGAACCTGCGGGATGCAGCTGAAAAACTTTACGCCTCGCAGCTGTTCGACAGTGTGGAATACTCTCTGGAGCCTTCTACAGATTCCGGATACGTTAACGTTGTTTACTCTTTTACCGAACGGGAACCCTCGTCTATAGGAATTGGAATGACCTACAACAACCAGTTCGGGCTGGATGGCAGGATTACCTACAGACACCTGAATTTTCTTAATGACGGAGATCACCTGATTCTGAATACTGGGGGCGGAAACAATTACATTTATACCGAATTGAGGCTGCTTGATCTTTCATCCGGGAGGAGAAAGTGGTTCGCTGATTATTCGCTTTCAGTCTATCAGATGCAGGTAATGGCTTTCGAGCGGGACGGCAGTTCGTCGTACAAAGTAGAAACGGAAGGCTGCGGATCACTTGCGCGAGGATTCGCCGCAGGCTGGGCTGGGCTAAACGAAATCGGTATTTCCGGAACCACTCACAGGTACGGATCCGATGAATTCCAGGGATTCACTTCCATATTTTTCAGCCATCTTACCGAAACCATGGACAATCCTGTATATCCGGGATCGGGAATAAGGTTCGAAGCCGTAGCTTCCTGGGCTCCCCTTATGACACATAAACATTTGAGCGTTGTTTGCGATTTCGAGGGAGCGGTACCTTTTCTAAGGAAAGGCACATTCGTTCTGAATGTCTGGGGACAGCTCCTTGCGGGTACTACCTGGGACTGGCAGGAAAGTATGCTTTCAGCTTCAAGGTCCATTCCGGGCATGCCTTACAATTCCCTTCCATCGAGACAGAGGATAGCGGGGCTCGCGAGCTTTCGAAGAAAATTGAATGGTCCATTCTTTCTTTCACTGGAAGCGGGCACCGTATGCGATTGGGAAACACCCCTTGAGATAGAAGACAGCGAGTGGACGTACGGAGCAGGATTATCCGCAGGTCTCGATACACCAATGGGTCTTGCGTCGGTTAGCTGGGGATGGTCTTCGGAGTTTCATAACAGATGGATTGTATCTGTGGGGTCTTCATCAACGTATGGGCCGGGGAGGTAG
- a CDS encoding T9SS type A sorting domain-containing protein, whose product MKSMFFTMLFISGIALASGLTTLESSADGIVLNLSASQPEFKTMNIRGDNYSAVTIEGAENIREFSYPRMPVYRTWLEIPVGATVEVTLTDEVVQNISGPEWPVNPGILSATKNESRDAFVMEFDDEVYNTGSSYPTEWVRVIYAGQMRGRNLALVEVLPLRWNPIDNSCDFLSDATISLSFEGGDLGATYANANRYYAPPFERVLCGMTENYGTFEGGCDTPPAPYLIIGHSDFVTTGMDAFVTWKETMGFNVTMVDLSVTGSSSADITAYIQNAILTWPSPPQYVLLVGDTGYLPGGSATEYGGVTDLYYSCLDDGGFVPDVFLGRFSVTNVGQAIMMAYRVIEYEQNVGGLTPWVRNTCWIASSDHYDISEGTHNYCITNYLDPRSYNYDKIYPHSGGTASQAVTSINGGVSMLTFSGHGSTTSWGDMSFSQGNFNSLTNGTMLPGVLSHACITGDYSVGTCWAETWTRTPDRGGLWFWGSVPSSYWDEDDIQEKGEYDFFLGQDIYWAMGFLNGGKAAVYNAYGGGGRTKYYYEGYNLMGDPSVQMAVWGVTGIEEQQGGIALNNTSILVSNPVRSSAVVTMSGNGPAELNVFDLTGRLVSTPYRGDLNGSRSVSWNTGDLAPGMYFLRLQQGSEVSTARVMVIR is encoded by the coding sequence ATGAAATCCATGTTCTTCACTATGCTCTTTATTTCCGGAATCGCCCTGGCATCGGGGCTCACCACTCTGGAATCATCGGCAGACGGTATTGTACTGAATTTGTCGGCTTCCCAGCCAGAGTTCAAAACCATGAATATCAGAGGAGACAACTACTCCGCTGTCACTATTGAAGGCGCTGAGAATATCAGAGAATTCTCCTACCCCAGGATGCCGGTATACCGCACCTGGCTGGAGATACCGGTTGGAGCAACAGTTGAGGTAACACTCACAGATGAAGTTGTTCAGAATATCAGCGGCCCTGAATGGCCTGTAAATCCGGGCATACTGTCCGCCACGAAAAACGAGTCACGCGATGCATTCGTCATGGAATTCGATGATGAAGTTTACAATACCGGCTCGTCCTATCCCACTGAATGGGTCAGGGTGATATACGCGGGACAGATGCGCGGCCGTAACCTGGCACTCGTTGAAGTTCTTCCCCTTCGCTGGAATCCGATCGATAACAGCTGCGATTTTCTTTCCGATGCAACCATATCACTTTCATTCGAGGGCGGAGACCTTGGGGCAACCTACGCAAATGCCAACAGGTACTACGCACCTCCATTTGAACGGGTTCTTTGCGGCATGACAGAAAACTACGGGACTTTCGAGGGCGGCTGCGACACTCCCCCGGCTCCATACCTTATAATCGGACACTCCGATTTCGTCACAACCGGTATGGATGCTTTCGTCACCTGGAAGGAAACCATGGGCTTCAACGTTACGATGGTTGATCTCAGCGTTACGGGCTCCTCCTCCGCTGACATCACCGCCTACATACAGAACGCCATACTGACCTGGCCGAGCCCTCCTCAGTACGTCCTTCTTGTTGGCGATACCGGATATCTCCCAGGCGGCAGCGCGACTGAATACGGCGGAGTAACCGACCTGTACTACTCCTGTCTTGATGACGGCGGTTTTGTTCCCGATGTTTTCTTAGGCAGATTTTCCGTTACAAATGTAGGTCAGGCAATCATGATGGCTTACAGGGTTATCGAGTATGAACAGAATGTCGGCGGTTTAACCCCATGGGTACGGAATACATGCTGGATAGCCAGCAGTGATCACTACGATATTTCAGAGGGAACACACAATTATTGTATAACGAATTATCTTGATCCTCGGTCGTACAATTACGACAAGATATACCCGCATTCCGGCGGCACCGCCTCCCAGGCAGTAACCTCCATCAACGGCGGCGTATCCATGCTTACGTTCTCCGGACACGGCAGCACTACAAGCTGGGGGGACATGTCTTTCAGTCAGGGTAATTTCAACTCGCTTACCAACGGCACCATGCTACCCGGCGTTCTTTCCCACGCCTGCATTACCGGCGACTACTCGGTCGGTACATGCTGGGCTGAAACCTGGACCAGAACTCCCGACAGGGGTGGTCTCTGGTTCTGGGGCTCGGTACCATCATCCTACTGGGATGAGGATGATATTCAGGAAAAGGGCGAGTACGACTTCTTCCTCGGCCAGGACATATACTGGGCCATGGGCTTCTTAAACGGCGGAAAGGCAGCCGTATACAACGCTTACGGCGGCGGCGGTAGAACGAAATATTACTACGAGGGTTACAACCTTATGGGAGACCCTTCAGTACAGATGGCCGTCTGGGGAGTTACCGGAATTGAGGAGCAGCAGGGTGGAATTGCCCTTAATAACACAAGCATTCTGGTCAGCAATCCTGTAAGATCCTCAGCCGTTGTCACCATGAGTGGGAATGGCCCGGCGGAACTCAACGTCTTTGACCTTACAGGGCGCCTTGTCTCGACTCCTTACCGTGGAGATCTCAACGGATCCCGTTCTGTCAGCTGGAATACAGGTGATCTTGCTCCCGGTATGTACTTCCTCCGCCTGCAGCAGGGCAGCGAAGTATCAACCGCGAGGGTTATGGTCATAAGGTAG